The following DNA comes from Stigmatella erecta.
GTACTCGCCCTCGCCCCGGCTGCTGCGCTCCACCTTGCCCGCGCGCTCGAAGATGCGCAGCGCCGCGGAGACCTCGAACTCGCTGGTGCCCACCATGCCCGCGAGCACCCCCACGCCCTTGTCGAACTCGGGCACGTTGCGCAGCACGTTCCAGATGTCCGCCAGCACCACGTCCGAGGGGTGGTTGCCCTCGATGAGCCGCTCCTGGGTGTAGACGTCCGCGTGGTTGAAGAGCAGCACCGCCGTGGCGGGCTGCCCATCCCGGCCCGCGCGGCCGATCTCCTGGTAGTACGCCTCCACCGCGCGGGGGATGTTCGCGTGGGCCACGAAGCGGATGTCCGGCTTGTCGATGCCCATGCCGAAGGCATTGGTGGCCACCGCCACCGCCCCCTGGGCCGACATGAAGTCCTCCTGAGCGCGCTGCCGGGCCTCGTCCTCCATGCCCGCGTGGTACAGCACGGCCTTCACGCCCCGGCCCTTCAGCGAGGCGTGCATGCCCTCGGCGGCCTTGCGCGTGGCGCAATAGATGATGCCGCTGCCCCCCTGGGCCGCGAGCTGGGCGCACCCCTGCCGCTTCTCCTCGTCCCCGCCGACGCTCATCACCTCCAGGAAGAGGTTGGGCCGGTCGAAGCCCTGCGCGAACACCTGCGGATCCTTCATCAGCAGGACGCGGATGATGTCGTCGCGGACCTCCGGGGTGGCCGTGGCGGTGAGCGCCATGGTGCGGGGCGGACGCAGGCGCTTGCGCACCTGGCCGAGCTGCGCGTAGTCCGGCCGGAAGTCATGGCCCCACTGCGAGATGCAGTGCGCCTCGTCCACGGCGAGCAGGTCCACGCCGATGTCGGCCAGTGTGTCCAGGAAGCTGGTGCTGCGCAGGCGCTCCGGGGCCACGTAGAGCAGCCGGTACTCCCGGGCGCGCAGCTTCCGCATCCGCTCGGCTCGCTCCAGGTCCGACAGGGAGGAGTTGAGGAAGGCCGCCGGAATGCCCTTCGCGGTGAGCTGCTCCACCTGGTCCTTCATCAGCGCGATGAGCGGGGAGATGACGAGCGTCAGGCCGGGCAACAGCAGGGCCGGCAACTGGTAGCAGAGGCTCTTGCCTGCCCCCGT
Coding sequences within:
- a CDS encoding RecQ family ATP-dependent DNA helicase, coding for MRRMLPEDLPHFVEAQEGLVRHFGLSEFRPGQAEVISSVLSKRNTVVVMPTGAGKSLCYQLPALLLPGLTLVISPLIALMKDQVEQLTAKGIPAAFLNSSLSDLERAERMRKLRAREYRLLYVAPERLRSTSFLDTLADIGVDLLAVDEAHCISQWGHDFRPDYAQLGQVRKRLRPPRTMALTATATPEVRDDIIRVLLMKDPQVFAQGFDRPNLFLEVMSVGGDEEKRQGCAQLAAQGGSGIIYCATRKAAEGMHASLKGRGVKAVLYHAGMEDEARQRAQEDFMSAQGAVAVATNAFGMGIDKPDIRFVAHANIPRAVEAYYQEIGRAGRDGQPATAVLLFNHADVYTQERLIEGNHPSDVVLADIWNVLRNVPEFDKGVGVLAGMVGTSEFEVSAALRIFERAGKVERSSRGEGEYGLTLTDKAATAHPHAAESQQLLQSLLATFPTGRSVTTELMVLSRRTGLSPEQVRHALGLLEKAGAVKVRRPFSGRTIRALEQVPFLELGVDLSRMREQERLALLLLKRMTDYAYTKRCRRAFILGYFGQTDLETSCGNCDVCTSARMARPSALSRPEGPQGRPENYSELAATELRRWRKALAKDLEVAPFIIFNDATLLGLAAALPTDRDAFLAVKGTGESRWERFGPKVVEICLMARAAGHEPVAMAVAPRVRRRRE